A single genomic interval of Kogia breviceps isolate mKogBre1 chromosome 6, mKogBre1 haplotype 1, whole genome shotgun sequence harbors:
- the TMPRSS11B gene encoding LOW QUALITY PROTEIN: transmembrane protease serine 11B (The sequence of the model RefSeq protein was modified relative to this genomic sequence to represent the inferred CDS: inserted 1 base in 1 codon; substituted 1 base at 1 genomic stop codon) has protein sequence MAKDLVERLKVGLKDFENFEKYNISSQRRSWPLWMTILIFPGVMTILAVTXGLLVHFLAVGKTYYYQGDFHISGVTYNDNCEKAVSQVSTDLSKYIETKITDAFQNSGVYKEYINSQVIKLLLTVDPSVLESSDGCQLPVTALLPQNTVPVTNGPLMRKISKANVEMLTNNCCGGRLTSSITAGNRIVNGENALMGAWPWQASMQWKGQHHCGASLISSRWLLSAAHCFAKKNNSEDWTVNFGTVVNKPYMTQKVQNILFHENYSRAGVHDDIALVQLAEEVSFTKYIHRICFPEAKMKLSENDSVVVIEXGTLYINGPLPVILQQAFLKIIDNKVCNALHVLSCLATDTMLCAGFMSGEANACQNDAGGPLAYPNSRNIWHLVGIVSWGKGCGKKNKPGVYTRVTAYCGWTTSKTAL, from the exons ATGGCAAAAGATTTGGTAGAAAGGCTTAAGGTGGGTTTGAAggattttgaaaattttgaaaa GTACAACATATCTTCCCAGAGAAGATCTTGGCCACTGTGGATGACAATCCTTATTTTCCCTGGAGTGATGACAATCTTGGCAGTAA TTGGTCTCCTTGTCCATTTTCTGGCAGTTG GAAAGACTTACTATTACCAAGGTGATTTTCATATTTCTGGAGTCACATACAATGATAATTGTGAAAAAGCAGTTTCACAAGTCAGCACAGATCTGAGCAAATATATTGAGACTAAGATAA CTGATGCATTTCAAAATTCTGGTGTATACAAAGAATATATCAACTCTCAAGTCATCAAACTTCT ACTGACAGTTGATCCTAGTGTCCTTGAAAGCTCTGATGGCTGCCAGCTGCCAGTTACAGCTCTTTTGCCTCAGAATACAGTCCCTGTCACCAATGGGCCACTCATGAGAA aaatcaGCAAGGCTAATGTTGAAATGCTTACGAATAACT GTTGTGGGGGACGACTGACCAGTAGTATCACAGCAGGCAACCGAATTGTGAATGGGGAAAATGCCCTGATGGGGGCCTGGCCATGGCAGGCAAGCATGCAGTGGAAAGGCCAACACCACTGTGGTGCTTCTCTGATCAGCAGTAGGTGGCTCCTATCTGCAGCTCACTGCTTTGCTAA GAAAAATAACTCAGAAGATTGGACTGTCAACTTTGGAACTGTAGTAAATAAACCATACATGACACAGAAAGTCcaaaacattctttttcatgaaaaTTATAGCAGAGCTGGGGTTCATGATGATATTGCCCTTGTACAGCTTGCTGAAGAAGTCTCTTTTACGAAGTACATTCATAGGATTTGTTTTCCTGAAGCCAAAATGAAGCTCTCAGAAAATGACAGTGTTGTAGTTATAGAATGAGGAacactttatataaatg GTCCTCTTCCAGTGATACTTCAGCAGGCTTTTTTGAAGATTATTGATAATAAAGTTTGCAATGCTCTACATGTATTGTCCTGCTTGGCTACTGATACAATGCTGTGTGCTGGATTTATGTCAGGAGAAGCTAATGCCTGTC agaATGATGCTGGTGGACCACTAGCTTACCCCAACTCTAGGAATATCTGGCACCTTGTTGGAATAGTAAGCTGGGGTAAAGGATGTGGTAAAAAGAATAAACCAGGTGTCTATACTCGAGTGACTGCTTATTGTGGATGGACTACCTCCAAGACTGCACTCTGA